A stretch of Helicobacter pylori DNA encodes these proteins:
- the hypB gene encoding hydrogenase nickel incorporation protein HypB translates to MSEQRKESLQNNPNLSKKDVKIVEKILSKNDIKAAEMKERYLKEGLYVLNFMSSPGSGKTTMLENLADFKDFKFCVVEGDLQTNRDADRLRKKGVSAHQITTGEACHLEASMIEGAFDLLKDEGALEKSDFLIIENVGNLVCPSSYNLGAAMNIVLLSVPEGDDKVLKYPTMFMCADAVIISKADMIEVFNFRVSQVKEDMQKLKPEAPIFLMSSKDPKSLEDFKNFLLEKKRENYQSTHSF, encoded by the coding sequence ATGAGCGAACAACGAAAAGAATCTTTACAAAATAACCCTAATTTGAGTAAAAAAGATGTCAAAATCGTGGAAAAGATTTTGAGCAAGAACGACATTAAAGCCGCTGAAATGAAAGAACGCTATCTCAAAGAAGGGCTGTATGTGTTAAATTTCATGAGCTCTCCCGGTAGCGGTAAAACCACGATGCTAGAAAATCTAGCGGATTTTAAAGACTTTAAATTTTGCGTGGTAGAGGGCGATTTGCAAACCAATAGAGATGCGGACAGATTGCGTAAAAAAGGCGTGAGCGCACACCAGATCACCACCGGCGAAGCGTGCCATTTGGAAGCGAGCATGATTGAGGGGGCGTTTGATTTATTAAAAGATGAGGGAGCGTTAGAAAAAAGCGATTTTTTAATCATTGAAAATGTGGGGAATCTGGTTTGCCCCTCAAGCTATAATCTAGGGGCGGCGATGAATATCGTTCTACTCTCTGTCCCAGAGGGCGATGATAAGGTGCTAAAATACCCTACGATGTTTATGTGCGCGGATGCGGTCATTATCAGTAAAGCGGATATGATTGAAGTGTTTAATTTCAGGGTTTCTCAAGTCAAAGAAGACATGCAAAAATTAAAGCCTGAAGCGCCTATTTTTTTAATGAGCTCCAAAGACCCTAAAAGTTTGGAAGATTTTAAAAACTTCCTTTTAGAAAAAAAGCGTGAAAATTACCAATCCACGCATTCGTTTTAA
- a CDS encoding HypC/HybG/HupF family hydrogenase formation chaperone, protein MCLAIPSKVIAINDNVAILETLGVQREASLDLMGESVKVGDYVLLHIGYVMSKIDEKEALESIELYQEMIAKMNETQ, encoded by the coding sequence ATGTGTTTAGCGATCCCCTCTAAAGTCATAGCCATTAACGATAATGTGGCTATTTTGGAGACTTTGGGCGTTCAAAGAGAGGCGAGTTTGGATTTGATGGGCGAGTCCGTTAAAGTGGGCGATTATGTGTTGTTGCACATCGGCTATGTGATGAGTAAGATTGATGAAAAAGAAGCCCTAGAATCCATTGAGCTTTATCAAGAAATGATCGCCAAAATGAACGAAACGCAATAA
- the hypD gene encoding hydrogenase formation protein HypD, whose product MSVDHLISPFRDKRTILALSNAIKKLASKLTKKLVIMEVCGGHTHSIMKYGLLDLMPNNLEFVHGPGCPVCVMPRARLDEAYELASMKDSIVLSLGDMMRVPGSYGSLIQAREKGLDARFLYSPMQALEIAKENPHKKVIYIAIGFETTTPMSASVLLSAKKEKINNLFFHINHILVPPSVSAILEDPACQINALLAPSHVSVMNGAQIYAPLVDRFKIPIIVSGFEPVDILESVLMLIKQALNKEAKLEIQYKRAVSYGGNTKAQELVNACMEVRENFEWRGLGNIKRSALKLKEIFASYDAEKVFKEHLSHKTSKENKACKCGEILKGIAKPLDCSLFATTCTPQNPIGSCMVSSEGACAAYYRYKRV is encoded by the coding sequence ATGAGCGTTGATCACCTCATTTCGCCCTTTAGAGACAAACGAACCATTTTAGCGCTCTCTAATGCAATCAAAAAACTCGCTTCCAAACTCACAAAAAAATTAGTCATCATGGAAGTGTGCGGAGGGCATACGCATTCTATCATGAAATACGGGCTTTTGGATTTGATGCCTAACAATTTAGAGTTTGTGCATGGGCCAGGGTGTCCGGTATGCGTGATGCCAAGAGCGCGCCTTGATGAAGCTTACGAACTCGCTAGCATGAAAGATAGCATTGTTTTGAGTTTAGGGGATATGATGAGAGTCCCCGGGAGCTATGGGAGTTTGATACAAGCGAGAGAAAAGGGGCTGGATGCGCGCTTTTTGTATTCGCCCATGCAAGCTTTAGAGATCGCTAAAGAAAACCCTCATAAAAAAGTCATCTACATTGCGATCGGTTTTGAGACCACCACGCCGATGAGCGCTAGCGTTTTACTGAGCGCCAAAAAAGAAAAAATTAACAACCTTTTTTTCCACATCAACCACATTTTAGTGCCTCCTAGCGTGAGCGCGATTTTAGAAGATCCAGCATGCCAAATTAACGCTCTTTTAGCCCCTAGCCATGTGAGCGTGATGAACGGCGCTCAAATCTACGCTCCTTTAGTGGATCGCTTTAAAATCCCCATTATTGTGAGCGGTTTTGAGCCGGTGGATATATTAGAAAGCGTGCTGATGCTTATCAAACAAGCCTTAAACAAAGAAGCCAAGCTAGAAATCCAATACAAAAGAGCGGTGAGCTATGGAGGGAATACAAAAGCGCAAGAGTTAGTGAATGCATGCATGGAAGTTAGGGAAAATTTTGAATGGAGAGGGTTAGGGAATATCAAACGTTCCGCCCTAAAGCTTAAAGAAATATTCGCCTCTTATGACGCTGAAAAAGTCTTTAAAGAACATTTAAGCCACAAAACCTCCAAAGAAAACAAAGCATGCAAGTGCGGGGAGATTTTAAAAGGCATCGCTAAGCCCCTAGACTGCTCACTATTCGCTACAACTTGCACCCCACAAAATCCGATCGGCAGTTGCATGGTCAGCTCTGAGGGGGCGTGCGCGGCGTATTATCGTTACAAGCGCGTTTGA